One window of Haloarcula salinisoli genomic DNA carries:
- a CDS encoding DUF7521 family protein, with product MDHTLFVIGKLFTTALALVIAYQAYRGYQRHHTQLLLYVAAGFALVGLGGLLEGVLFELLQVSIFEAGFVAALVTAAGMLSILYALYAPNP from the coding sequence ATGGACCACACGCTATTCGTCATCGGCAAACTGTTCACGACCGCGTTAGCACTGGTCATCGCATATCAGGCCTATCGCGGGTACCAACGACATCACACGCAGTTACTCCTGTACGTCGCCGCCGGCTTCGCATTGGTCGGGCTTGGCGGCCTCCTTGAAGGCGTCCTCTTCGAACTCCTCCAGGTGTCGATCTTCGAAGCAGGATTCGTCGCAGCACTCGTCACCGCAGCCGGGATGCTGTCTATCCTCTACGCCCTGTATGCCCCGAATCCATAA
- a CDS encoding heavy-metal-associated domain-containing protein — MTTTIIVEGMTCGHCEQTVEEALEEVSGVTDVTVDRESEQASVDGEANVTALVEAVEDAGYTAYA, encoded by the coding sequence ATGACGACGACGATCATCGTGGAAGGCATGACGTGCGGTCACTGTGAGCAGACGGTCGAAGAGGCCCTCGAAGAGGTATCCGGCGTGACTGACGTGACCGTCGACAGGGAGAGCGAACAGGCGAGCGTCGATGGTGAGGCAAATGTCACAGCTCTCGTGGAGGCCGTCGAAGACGCCGGGTACACCGCTTACGCCTGA